The Actinosynnema mirum DSM 43827 genomic interval TGGTTCTCCCGCTCGGTCTCCGCGACGCCCTCGGGCGAGGCGTCGACGTCCACGTCGAGCCGCTCCTCGTCCCGCTCGGCGTCGCTCAGGCAGCGCACCCTCGGCTCGCTCGCCCCCACCCCGCGCGGGTCGAACCCGACCAGGTCGAAGCGCGCGCCGATCTCCGAGGACAGCACCTGCGGCACCAGCGACACCGCCGCCTCCATGCCGGACGCGCCGGGACCGCCGGGGTTGAGCAGCAGCGACCCGATCCGGTCGCCGGTGGCGGGCCTGCGCAGCACCCCGATCCGGATCGTCTCCCCCTCGGGCGCCGCGTAGTCCAGCGGCACCTCGACCCGCGCGCACTCCAGGCTCGGCCGGTCCCGGTACAGCGCCCGCGTGGTCGTGCTGTCCGCGTACGCCGAGCAGCCGCCCCAGCCGATCTCCTGGCCGTAGAACCGCTCCAGCCCCTGCGGCACCGCCCCCGCCGGGCCGCGCTTCTCCAGCCGCACCCCCGGACCCGGATCACCGGGCAGCACCGAGGTGCAGGCGGTCAGCGCGAGCAGGACCAGGAGCAGCGGAGAGGAACGGCGCACGCACCGATGGTATGTGCGCCCGGCGGGTGGTGACGCCTCGGACACAACGCGCGCCGCCGACCCCCTCCGTGGGAGAGGATGTCCCCATGCCGCAGCTCCGACTCGCACTGGCCCAGGTCAACGCCTGCGTCGGCGACCTGGCGGGCAACTCCGCCCTCGTCGTCGACTGGACCCGCAAGGCCGTCGAGGCCGGCGCTCACCTGGTCGTGTTCCCCGAGATGGTCCTCACCGGCTACCCGGTGGAGGACCTCGTCCTGCGCGAGTCGTTCACCTCGGCCTCCAAGGCCGCGCTGACCGACCTCGCCGCCACCCTGGACCGCGAGGGCCTCGGCGGGATCGCCGTCTTCGCCGGGTACCTGGACGGCGACGAGCGGGGCAAGCGCAACTCGGCCGCCGTGCTGCACGGCGGACAGGTGGTCGCCCGCCAGCACAAGCACCACCTGCCCAACTACGGCGTCTTCGACGAGCGCCGCTACTTCCGGCGCGGCGACGCGCTGGAGGTCGTGCGGCTGCACGGCGTCGAGGTCGGCCTGGTGATCTGCGAGGACCTCTGGCAGGACGGCGGCCCCGTCGCCGCGCTCGGCCAGGCCGGGGTCGACCTGGTCGTCTCGCCCAACGCCTCCCCGTACGAGCGGAAGAAGGACGACGTCCGGCTGCCGCTGGTGGCCCGCCGCGCCGCCGAGGCGGGCGCGCCGCTGGCCTACGTCAACCTGATCGGCGGGCAGGACGAGCTGGTCTTCGACGGCGACACGATGGTGGTCGGCGCCGACGGTTCCCTGCTCACCCGCGCCCCCCAGTTCGTCGAGCACCTCGTGGTCCTGGACCTGGACCTGCCCGGCGGCGCCGCGCGCACCGAGGGTGACGTCGCGGGCTTCCACGTCACCCGCAAGGTGATCTCGGACGAGCCGCTGCCGCGCTACGAGCCGCTGCCCGTCCCGGCCTCCGCCGAGCCGCTGTCCGACGAGGCCGAGGTGTGGCACGCCCTCGTCACCGGCCTGCGCGACTACGTGCACAAGAACGGCTTCCGCTCCGTCGTGCTGGGCCTGTCCGGCGGCATCGACTCCGCCGTCGTCGCCTCGCTCGCCGTCGACGCCCTCGGCGCGGACTCGGTGCACGGCGTCTCCATGCCCTCGGTCTACTCGTCCGACCACTCCCGCTCGGACGCCGAGGACCTGGCCCAGCGCACCGGCCTGCACTACTCGGAGCAGCCGATCCCCACGATGGTGGCGGCCTTCGTCGACCAGCTGGGGCTCACCGGCCTCGCCGAGGAGAACGTCCAGGCCCGCTGCCGCGGCATGACGCTCATGGGCCTGTCCAACCAGCACGGCCACCTGGTCCTGGCCACCGGCAACAAGACCGAGCTGGCCGTGGGCTACTCGACCATCTACGGCGACGCGGTCGGCGGCTTCGCCCCCATCAAGGACGTCCTCAAGACCCTGGTGTGGGACCTCGCCCGCTGGCGCAACGCCGAGGCGGAGAAGCGCGGCGAGCTG includes:
- a CDS encoding NAD+ synthase, yielding MPQLRLALAQVNACVGDLAGNSALVVDWTRKAVEAGAHLVVFPEMVLTGYPVEDLVLRESFTSASKAALTDLAATLDREGLGGIAVFAGYLDGDERGKRNSAAVLHGGQVVARQHKHHLPNYGVFDERRYFRRGDALEVVRLHGVEVGLVICEDLWQDGGPVAALGQAGVDLVVSPNASPYERKKDDVRLPLVARRAAEAGAPLAYVNLIGGQDELVFDGDTMVVGADGSLLTRAPQFVEHLVVLDLDLPGGAARTEGDVAGFHVTRKVISDEPLPRYEPLPVPASAEPLSDEAEVWHALVTGLRDYVHKNGFRSVVLGLSGGIDSAVVASLAVDALGADSVHGVSMPSVYSSDHSRSDAEDLAQRTGLHYSEQPIPTMVAAFVDQLGLTGLAEENVQARCRGMTLMGLSNQHGHLVLATGNKTELAVGYSTIYGDAVGGFAPIKDVLKTLVWDLARWRNAEAEKRGELPPIPENSISKPPSAELRPGQVDTDSLPDYELLDSVLDDYVEGDKGYRALLDSGFAPELVDRVLRMVDRAEYKRRQYPPGTKISNKAFGRDRRLPITNGWREG